The following are encoded together in the Oncorhynchus gorbuscha isolate QuinsamMale2020 ecotype Even-year linkage group LG03, OgorEven_v1.0, whole genome shotgun sequence genome:
- the dyrk3 gene encoding dual specificity tyrosine-phosphorylation-regulated kinase 3, which produces MMVLQRKAEGPITAARHGDGLYNSYMRTDHLLKEEADTHSPAGLPPIPKHTVNKPGVMRDQIGVSGGQLKVKYPYDDSTYNRKVNAITTTTHNGNSTTGQTTGKPSPVTGLSKERTTGQTTGKPALVSGLSKERSSDSTGSSKGSSESTGPWGGKLVGPLTPEQALRQYRSQLTILEQTEIHSYPEVYFLGPNAKKRPAVAGGSNNGGFDDEQGGYVHVPHDHLAFRYEFLKVIGKGSFGQVAKVYDHKLQQHLALKMVRNEKRFHRQAQEEIRILEHLRKQDRSGTMNAVHMLEHFTFRNHICMTFELLSMNLYELIKRNKFQGFSLPLVRKFAHSILQCLEALNRHRIIHCDLKPENILLKQQGRSGIKVIDFGSSCFHHQRVYTYIQSRFYRAPEVILGSRYGLPIDMWSFGCILAELLTGYPMFPGEDEGDQLACVMELLGMPPTKLLEQAKRAKNFISSKGHPRYCGANTLPGGATVFTGSRSRRGKLRGPPSSKEWSAALKGCEDLTFTDFIKRCLDWDPSSRLTPSQALRHPWLYRRLPKPLAPAAGEKKGVAEHHSTSFPSILPAKGGSGTAANHKQRANMMGDSAGSIPLRTVLPKLVS; this is translated from the exons gTGAATAAGCCAGGTGTGATGCGGGACCAGATCGGTGTTAGCGGGGGTCAGCTGAAGGTCAAGTACCCGTACGATGACTCCACCTACAACCGCAAGGTCAATGCTATTACCACGACAACACACAACGGCAACAGCACCACCGGACAGACCACCGGTAAACCCTCCCCGGTGACTGGGCTGTCTAAAGAGCGCACCACCGGACAGACCACCGGTAAACCCGCCCTGGTGTCTGGACTGTCTAAAGAACGCAGCTCAGACAGTACGGGCTCCAGTAAAGGGTCGTCGGAGAGCACCGGACCCTGGGGAGGCAAACTGGTGGGACCCCTGACTCCTGAACAGGCCCTCAGACAGTACCGCTCTCAACTCACTATCCTGGAACAGACTGAGATACACTCCTAcccagag GTGTATTTCCTGGGTCCCAACGCTAAGAAGCGTCCTGCAGTCGCTGGGGGCAGCAACAATGGGGGTTTTGATGACGAGCAGGGCGGGTACGTCCATGTACCCCACGATCACCTGGCCTTCAGATACGAGTTCCTCAAAGTCATCGGCAAGGGCAGCTTCGGACAG gtggcgaaggTGTACGACCACAAGCTGCAGCAGCACCTGGCTCTGAAGATGGTCCGTAACGAGAAGCGTTTCCACCGCCAAGCCCAGGAGGAGATACGCATCCTCGAGCACCTCCGTAAGCAGGACCGCTCTGGAACCATGAACGCCGTCCACATGCTAGAACACTTCACCTTCAGGAACCACATCTGCATGACCTTTGAACTGCTCAGCATGAACCTGTACGAGCTGATCAAGAGGAATAAGTTCCAGGGCTTCAGTCTGCCGCTGGTCAGGAAGTTTGCCCACAGCATCCTGCAGTGTCTGGAGGCTTTGAACAGACATCGGATTATCCACTGTGACCTGAAGCCGGAGAATATACTGCTGAAACAGCAGGGACGGAGTGGAATTAAG gTGATAGACTTTGGTTCGTCATGTTTCCATCACCAGCGTGTCTACACGTACATCCAGTCCCGCTTCTACCGTGCTCCCGAGGTCATCCTGGGGTCACGCTACGGTCTCCCCATTGACATGTGGTCATTTGGCTGTATCCTGGCTGAGCTGCTGACAGGGTATCCCATGTTCCCAGGCGAGGACGAGGGGGACCAGCTGGCCTGTGTCATGGAGCTACTGGGCATGCCCCCTACCAAGCTGCTGGAGCAAGCCAAGAGGGCTAAGAACTTCATCTCCTCCAAGGGCCACCCGCGCTACTGCGGGGCTAACACCTTGCCCGGTGGGGCCACGGTGTTCACGGGCTCCCGCTCGCGCAGGGGGAAGCTCCGGGGTCCCCCTTCCAGTAAAGAGTGGAGCGCGGCCCTGAAGGGATGTGAAGATCTCACCTTTACAGACTTTATTAAGAGGTGTCTAGACTGGGACCCTTCCAGCAGACTGACCCCTAGTCAGGCCCTCAGACACCCCTGGCTCTACCGACGCCTGCCTAAGCCCCTGGCCCCCGCCGCTGGGGAGAAGAAAGGAGTGGCAGAACACCACTCTACCTCCTTCCCATCCATCCTGCCGGCTAAAGGAGGGAGTGGCACAGCGGCAAATCACAAACAGAGAGCCAACATGATGGGAGACTCGGCAGGGTCCATACCCCTCCGCACCGTGCTGCCCAAACTGGTCTCATAG